The Lycium barbarum isolate Lr01 chromosome 10, ASM1917538v2, whole genome shotgun sequence genome includes a region encoding these proteins:
- the LOC132615439 gene encoding zinc finger BED domain-containing protein RICESLEEPER 2-like, with the protein MVTTSLFIASILDPRNKLEYVGDALEDMFGDEKWSDIKDEVVTYMKSMFEEYVAKFSNASRRSSSLSDLSGQTSDSSSSNTSTKSTKVRNRILMKRNKQDGTGLGGKSELEKYLSEELEPNDDEDNFDILSWWKAHSPRYKILSEMARDVLAIPISSVASECAFSTGGRILDSFRSSLTPKLVQAVICLQDWRRNEPYPINVEEDFNDLMKLELDMADSSKDSLVLDL; encoded by the exons ATGGTCACTACGTCACTTTTTATTGCCTCTATCTTAGATCCTCGTAACAAACTTGAGTATGTTGGCGACGCACTTGAGGATATGTTTGGAGATGAAAAGTGGAGTGACATAAAAGATGAAGTGGTGACTTACATGAAATCTATGTTTGAAGAGTATGTAGCAAAATTCTCTAATGCATCTCGACGCTCATCTTCTCTCTCTGATTTATCGGGTCAGACATCGGATTCATCTAGCTCTAACACTAGCACAAAATCAACAAAAGTGAGAAATAGGATCCTAATGAAGAGGAACAAACAAGATGGTACTGGTTTGGGTGGTAAGTCGGAGTTGGAAAAGTATCTTAGTGAAGAACTAGAGCCGAATGATGATGAGGACAATTTTGATATCTTGTCATGGTGGAAAGCTCATTCTCCTAGATATAAAATTCTTTCCGAGATGGCTCGTGATGTGTTGGCAATTCCAATTTCTAGTGTGGCATCGGAATGTGCCTTTAGCACCGGGGGCCGTATTCTTGATTCATTTAGGAGTTCTTTGACTCCGAAATTGGTGCAAGCTGTTATTTGTCTTCAAGATTGGCGTCGAAATGAGCCTTATCCCATAAATGTTGAAGAAGATTTTAACGATCTTATGAAACTTGAACTTG ATATGGCTGATAGCTCAAAAGATTCCCTCGTTCTTGATTTGTAA
- the LOC132615440 gene encoding eukaryotic translation initiation factor 2 subunit gamma-like isoform X3, which produces MVDKNKYCWAYGSAKEDSPMCDLPGFECCRSKLLRHVSFVDCPGHDIIIATMLNGAAIMDGALSLMQPLTSENLAAAAIMRLQHIIILQNKIDLVLEDVAISQNEAIQKFIQGYQENPSQGSRIKIWEIFSKIQVFKSRFWSNYGPALHGADTGFQEHTPAQ; this is translated from the exons ATGGttgataaaaataaatattgttg GGCATATGGAAGTGCAAAAGAAGACAGTCCTATGTGTGATCTCCCTGGTTTTGAGTGCTGCAGGAGTAAACTGCTACGACATGTGTCTTTTGTTGATTGTCCT GGTCATGATATTATCATAGCTACCATGCTTAATGGAGCTGCCATTATGGATGGAGCATTATCTCTAATGCAGCCTCTTACGTCCGAAAATTTAGCTGCTGCTGCAATTATGCGCCTCCAACATATAATAATTCTTCAAAATAAGATTGATCTTGTTCTGGAAGATGTTGCCATCAGTCAGAATGAAGCTATTCAGAAATTTATTCAG ggttatcaagaaaacccatctcaaggttcaagaatcaagatttgggaaatcttctccaaaattcaagtctttaaatcaagattttggagcaattacg ggcctgcacttcacggtgcagataccggttttcaggagcatacacctgcgcagtag
- the LOC132615440 gene encoding eukaryotic translation initiation factor 2 subunit gamma-like isoform X1 has product MVDKNKYCWAYGSAKEDSPMCDLPGFECCRSKLLRHVSFVDCPGHDIIIATMLNGAAIMDGALSLMQPLTSENLAAAAIMRLQHIIILQNKIDLVLEDVAISQNEAIQKFIQGLHFTVQIPVFRSIHLRSRITSVISLLVSPTPLGVQHGVCISVQFMVVQGHVLVVSIQTCFRGFIDIY; this is encoded by the exons ATGGttgataaaaataaatattgttg GGCATATGGAAGTGCAAAAGAAGACAGTCCTATGTGTGATCTCCCTGGTTTTGAGTGCTGCAGGAGTAAACTGCTACGACATGTGTCTTTTGTTGATTGTCCT GGTCATGATATTATCATAGCTACCATGCTTAATGGAGCTGCCATTATGGATGGAGCATTATCTCTAATGCAGCCTCTTACGTCCGAAAATTTAGCTGCTGCTGCAATTATGCGCCTCCAACATATAATAATTCTTCAAAATAAGATTGATCTTGTTCTGGAAGATGTTGCCATCAGTCAGAATGAAGCTATTCAGAAATTTATTCAG ggcctgcacttcacggtgcagataccggttttcaggagcatacacctgcgcagtaggatcacttcagttatcagcttattggtgagccccactcctctcggggttcaacatggagtctgcattagtgttcagtttatggtagtccagggccatgtcctggtagttagtattcagacatgttttagaggtttcatagacatatattag
- the LOC132615440 gene encoding eukaryotic translation initiation factor 2 subunit gamma-like isoform X4 codes for MCDLPGFECCRSKLLRHVSFVDCPGHDIIIATMLNGAAIMDGALSLMQPLTSENLAAAAIMRLQHIIILQNKIDLVLEDVAISQNEAIQKFIQGLHFTVQIPVFRSIHLRSRITSVISLLVSPTPLGVQHGVCISVQFMVVQGHVLVVSIQTCFRGFIDIY; via the exons ATGTGTGATCTCCCTGGTTTTGAGTGCTGCAGGAGTAAACTGCTACGACATGTGTCTTTTGTTGATTGTCCT GGTCATGATATTATCATAGCTACCATGCTTAATGGAGCTGCCATTATGGATGGAGCATTATCTCTAATGCAGCCTCTTACGTCCGAAAATTTAGCTGCTGCTGCAATTATGCGCCTCCAACATATAATAATTCTTCAAAATAAGATTGATCTTGTTCTGGAAGATGTTGCCATCAGTCAGAATGAAGCTATTCAGAAATTTATTCAG ggcctgcacttcacggtgcagataccggttttcaggagcatacacctgcgcagtaggatcacttcagttatcagcttattggtgagccccactcctctcggggttcaacatggagtctgcattagtgttcagtttatggtagtccagggccatgtcctggtagttagtattcagacatgttttagaggtttcatagacatatattag